From one Candidatus Dormiibacterota bacterium genomic stretch:
- a CDS encoding glycosyltransferase family 39 protein encodes MDAHGTVNARERRRLALLLFAGLGLFFWRLGSHDLWPPDEPRFALVAKEMWMRGDYSVLSLDNHLYTDKPPLFFWAINGFASLLGGIDEWAARLPSAVSTLLALLLIERLGAWLYDRRTGLLAALVFATSLQILERGRWASIDMTLNLFVLSAIVLFWLGRARRDREGVLIAAAWIMMGVATLAKGPVGLVLPILAIVPWALLERDFRFARRVVSPPGILLYLLVTLSWFGVFAWRLGFRYAIWVLMHQNVERYVGAWNSTHPVWYYLWRFPVGFFPWIVFLPWAVAHAVSPQERERRSAAVFLLSWAAAIFLFFSFSTGKRGVYIIPLYPAAAILVARLLARAWRSAPAEGETRGSDDEAALPEAARRLRIPLFAWAGITLLVTAALVLMARRRYPELLATAAALGLVFAAGAVAASILHVRGRTAGALTCLFASLVLVVLISTETLLPWANRRANIRGFASLVKERLVDGAAFATTEEKRDAWVFYTDRFAEEADTPEAIALYLGRPGPRQLLIEDELLKTVDPAALSGVIEVLRGTVSGQGYHLLQKDASR; translated from the coding sequence CGGCGATTACTCGGTCCTGTCCCTCGACAATCATCTTTATACCGACAAGCCGCCGCTGTTCTTCTGGGCGATCAACGGCTTCGCGAGCCTCCTGGGGGGGATCGACGAGTGGGCGGCGCGGCTGCCGTCCGCCGTGTCAACCCTCCTGGCGCTGCTCCTGATCGAGCGACTCGGGGCCTGGCTCTACGACCGGCGTACGGGTCTGCTGGCGGCGCTCGTGTTCGCCACGTCGCTGCAGATCCTCGAGCGAGGCCGCTGGGCCTCGATCGACATGACGCTGAACCTGTTCGTCCTGTCGGCCATCGTCCTTTTCTGGCTCGGCCGCGCGCGGCGGGACAGGGAGGGCGTCCTGATCGCGGCCGCCTGGATCATGATGGGAGTCGCGACCCTGGCGAAAGGGCCGGTCGGTCTGGTGCTGCCGATCCTGGCGATCGTGCCCTGGGCGCTCCTCGAGCGGGATTTCCGTTTCGCCCGGCGCGTCGTCTCCCCCCCGGGCATCCTCCTCTACCTTCTGGTCACCCTGTCCTGGTTCGGAGTGTTCGCCTGGCGGCTGGGATTCAGGTACGCGATCTGGGTCCTGATGCACCAGAACGTGGAGCGCTATGTGGGGGCGTGGAACTCGACGCATCCCGTCTGGTACTACCTCTGGCGGTTTCCGGTCGGCTTCTTCCCCTGGATCGTCTTCCTCCCCTGGGCCGTCGCGCACGCGGTCTCGCCGCAGGAGCGCGAACGCAGGAGCGCGGCGGTCTTTCTCCTGTCCTGGGCCGCCGCCATCTTCCTGTTCTTCTCGTTCTCGACGGGAAAGCGCGGCGTCTACATCATTCCGCTCTACCCCGCCGCGGCCATCCTGGTGGCGCGTCTGCTGGCGCGCGCCTGGCGGAGCGCCCCCGCAGAGGGGGAGACACGCGGGTCCGACGATGAGGCCGCGCTTCCGGAGGCGGCGCGCCGTCTGCGCATTCCTCTCTTCGCGTGGGCCGGAATCACGCTTCTGGTGACGGCCGCGCTGGTGCTGATGGCGCGCCGCCGCTACCCGGAGCTTCTCGCCACGGCCGCGGCCCTCGGTCTCGTCTTCGCCGCCGGCGCCGTGGCGGCCTCGATCCTGCACGTGAGAGGCCGCACCGCGGGGGCGCTCACCTGTCTGTTCGCCTCGCTCGTCCTGGTGGTCCTCATCTCGACGGAGACTCTCCTGCCCTGGGCGAACCGGCGCGCGAACATCCGCGGCTTCGCCTCTTTGGTGAAGGAGCGCCTCGTGGACGGCGCGGCATTCGCGACGACCGAGGAGAAGCGGGATGCCTGGGTGTTCTACACCGATCGTTTCGCCGAGGAGGCCGACACGCCGGAGGCGATAGCACTCTACCTCGGACGCCCGGGGCCGCGGCAGCTCCTGATCGAGGACGAACTGCTGAAGACGGTCGATCCCGCCGCGTTGTCCGGCGTGATCGAAGTCCTGCGCGGAACGGTATCGGGCCAGGGATACCACCTGCTCCAGAAGGACGCGTCCCGGTGA
- the rfbB gene encoding dTDP-glucose 4,6-dehydratase: MTRVLVTGGAGFIGSHYAHHALAAHPDWRVTVLDKLTYAGNPANLEDLKGNPRYVFLKGDIASKTDVERAMEGGVDILMNFAAETHVDRSIGDPEGFIRTDIYGAYTLLEAARERKVKAFVQISTDEVYGSVASGQSRETDALMPSNPYSASKAAADRLAYSYFATYRLPVFISRASNNFGPRQYPEKVIPLFVTNALSDEPLPLYGDGQNVRDWLYVTDHCAALDVMLERGTPGEVYNIGGGSERRNIEITEMILDRLGKPRTLLRHVQDRPGHDRRYALDCSRIQALGWSPRVRFEEGLERTVSWYAENRAWWQPIKTGDYLSYYRAHYRL, encoded by the coding sequence ATGACGCGCGTCCTCGTCACCGGGGGGGCCGGATTCATCGGCTCCCACTACGCGCACCATGCGCTCGCCGCCCACCCCGACTGGCGGGTCACCGTCCTCGACAAGCTCACCTACGCCGGCAATCCCGCCAACCTCGAGGACCTGAAGGGGAATCCCAGGTACGTGTTCCTCAAAGGCGACATCGCCTCGAAGACCGACGTCGAGAGGGCGATGGAAGGGGGCGTCGACATTCTCATGAATTTCGCCGCCGAGACGCACGTCGATCGTTCGATCGGCGATCCGGAGGGGTTCATCCGCACCGACATCTACGGCGCCTACACGCTCCTGGAGGCGGCGCGGGAGCGCAAGGTGAAGGCGTTCGTGCAGATCTCCACCGACGAGGTGTACGGCAGCGTGGCCAGCGGCCAGAGTCGCGAGACCGACGCCCTGATGCCGAGCAACCCGTACTCCGCGAGCAAAGCGGCCGCCGATCGTCTGGCGTATTCGTACTTCGCGACCTACCGCCTGCCCGTCTTCATCAGCCGCGCCTCGAACAATTTCGGACCGCGCCAGTACCCCGAGAAGGTCATCCCGCTGTTCGTCACCAACGCCCTCTCGGACGAGCCTCTGCCGCTCTACGGCGATGGTCAGAACGTGCGTGACTGGCTGTACGTGACCGATCATTGCGCGGCGCTCGACGTGATGCTCGAGCGCGGCACGCCCGGCGAGGTCTACAACATCGGCGGCGGCAGCGAGCGCCGCAACATCGAGATCACCGAGATGATCCTCGACCGGCTGGGCAAACCCAGGACGCTCCTGCGGCACGTCCAGGACCGTCCCGGGCACGACCGGAGGTACGCCCTCGACTGCTCGAGGATCCAGGCGCTCGGCTGGTCGCCGCGGGTGCGGTTCGAGGAGGGCCTGGAACGGACGGTCTCCTGGTACGCCGAGAACCGGGCCTGGTGGCAGCCGATCAAAACGGGGGATTACCTGTCGTACTACCGGGCGCACTACCGCCTCTGA
- a CDS encoding sugar phosphate nucleotidyltransferase: protein MKGVILAGGLGTRLNPLTKITNKHLLPIYDRPMIHYPLLTLVDAGIRDILIVTGGNHAGEFLRLLGNGREFGLEDIAYTYQEGEGGIADALSLARHFADGDKVVVILGDNIIEGDIRRTVDAFRAQPKGARLLIKKVPDPGRFGVPELRGGRIVSIEEKPKVAKSDYAVIGIYMYDASVFDIVSTLKPSDRGELEITDVNNAYLGRGELEHDILEGWWTDAGTFESLYRASQLVREKMIEKLTAKIR from the coding sequence ATGAAGGGGGTCATCCTCGCCGGCGGCCTGGGCACGCGCCTGAATCCACTGACGAAGATCACGAACAAGCACCTCCTGCCGATCTACGACCGGCCGATGATCCACTACCCGCTCCTGACCCTGGTCGACGCCGGCATCCGCGACATCCTGATCGTCACCGGCGGCAACCATGCGGGGGAGTTCCTGCGCCTTCTGGGGAACGGCCGCGAGTTCGGGCTGGAGGATATCGCCTACACCTACCAGGAGGGCGAGGGGGGGATCGCCGACGCGCTCTCGCTGGCCCGGCACTTCGCCGACGGCGACAAGGTCGTGGTGATCCTGGGCGACAACATCATCGAGGGGGACATCCGCCGGACCGTGGACGCCTTCCGCGCGCAACCGAAGGGGGCGCGTCTTCTCATCAAGAAGGTCCCCGACCCCGGGCGCTTCGGCGTGCCGGAGCTGCGCGGCGGACGGATCGTGTCGATCGAGGAGAAGCCGAAGGTCGCGAAGTCGGACTACGCCGTCATCGGGATTTACATGTACGACGCGTCCGTGTTCGATATCGTCTCGACGCTCAAGCCGTCCGACCGCGGCGAGCTCGAGATCACCGACGTCAACAACGCCTACCTGGGCCGGGGCGAGCTGGAGCACGACATCCTCGAGGGCTGGTGGACCGACGCCGGCACCTTCGAGTCGCTGTACCGCGCCAGCCAGCTCGTCCGCGAGAAGATGATCGAGAAGCTCACGGCGAAGATCCGATGA
- a CDS encoding dTDP-4-dehydrorhamnose 3,5-epimerase family protein: MIKDVRTKALKVIPDERGRLMETLRSDDELFSKFGQAYITTAYPGVVKGWHYHKIQVDNFIGVRGMFKVVLYDDREGSPTRGEVNEFFLGVHQPMLLQIPIRVLHGFKAIGTEEAIMLNLPTEPYRHDAPDEYRVDPHSPDVPYDWALKEK; encoded by the coding sequence ATGATCAAGGACGTCCGCACCAAGGCGCTCAAGGTGATCCCCGACGAACGGGGACGCCTCATGGAGACGCTGCGATCGGACGACGAGCTGTTCAGCAAGTTCGGGCAGGCCTACATCACGACCGCCTACCCCGGCGTCGTGAAGGGGTGGCATTACCACAAGATCCAGGTGGACAACTTCATCGGGGTCCGAGGAATGTTCAAGGTCGTGCTGTACGACGACCGCGAGGGCTCGCCGACGCGCGGCGAGGTGAACGAATTCTTCCTCGGCGTGCACCAGCCGATGCTGCTGCAGATCCCGATCCGCGTCCTGCACGGCTTCAAGGCGATCGGCACGGAAGAGGCGATCATGCTCAATCTTCCCACCGAGCCCTACCGGCACGACGCCCCCGACGAATACCGCGTCGATCCCCACAGTCCCGACGTCCCCTACGACTGGGCGCTGAAGGAGAAGTAG
- a CDS encoding phosphotransferase codes for MTAFTRRDLESLPRRRLHDGRNVAKAVVDLVEFGGRRIVLKDVSSRPWPVRLVLGPWQLDREVRAYRALAGARGTPAFLARVDRQAIALEYVAGRSLASFRPGELDSRFFDRLDLLVSTLHARGVAHGDLHRHDVLAGPGDEPYLVDFSTCVVVSPSAGRVSWFLFRQLCRADLRSAAKLRRRLLPAPGAELPGRPGLYRIGRRMKALLDLIRRRG; via the coding sequence ATGACCGCCTTCACGCGCCGGGATCTCGAGTCCCTGCCGCGCCGCCGTCTCCACGACGGTCGGAACGTCGCCAAGGCGGTGGTGGATCTGGTCGAGTTCGGCGGGCGCCGCATCGTCCTGAAGGACGTGTCCTCGCGTCCCTGGCCGGTGCGCCTGGTCCTGGGCCCGTGGCAGCTCGATCGCGAGGTGCGCGCCTATCGCGCCCTGGCCGGCGCGCGCGGCACGCCGGCGTTCCTCGCGCGGGTGGACCGCCAGGCGATAGCACTCGAGTACGTGGCCGGGCGGAGCCTGGCGTCCTTCCGGCCGGGCGAGCTGGATTCCCGGTTCTTCGATCGCCTCGACCTCCTGGTCAGCACACTTCATGCCCGGGGCGTCGCGCACGGCGACCTGCACCGTCACGATGTCCTGGCCGGTCCCGGCGACGAGCCGTACCTGGTGGACTTCTCCACGTGCGTCGTGGTGTCCCCTTCGGCCGGTCGGGTGTCGTGGTTCCTCTTCCGGCAGCTGTGCAGGGCCGACCTCCGCTCGGCGGCCAAGCTCCGGCGCCGGCTGCTCCCCGCCCCCGGCGCCGAGCTGCCCGGGCGCCCCGGCCTGTACCGGATCGGCCGGCGGATGAAGGCCCTCCTCGACCTGATTCGGCGACGGGGCTAG
- a CDS encoding RIO1 family regulatory kinase/ATPase — MAETLEAAATPLTIEIIRQGSWAKPDIKSVAYGSDRAVLKDFSDKLWPVRLLGRRQVAREMRALRRLQGIAGIPRCYGEAGRIGILMEPIEGERITRWCRRKRDQAGPMFDKLVRLVGQIHARGVAHIDLRKRDNILVTEDGRPCIIDFNASFCFDPAGPGARFLFPFLRRIDDSAVLKWKFRLAPELLTEEESARHRFMSRLRRLWIFN, encoded by the coding sequence ATGGCCGAGACGCTCGAGGCCGCCGCCACCCCGCTGACGATCGAGATCATCCGGCAGGGGAGCTGGGCCAAGCCCGACATCAAGAGCGTCGCGTACGGTTCGGATCGCGCGGTCCTCAAGGACTTCAGCGACAAGCTCTGGCCCGTGCGCCTGCTGGGTCGCCGGCAGGTGGCCCGCGAGATGCGGGCGCTTCGCAGGCTGCAGGGGATCGCCGGCATTCCCCGGTGTTATGGCGAAGCCGGACGGATCGGGATTCTCATGGAGCCGATCGAGGGGGAGCGGATCACGCGCTGGTGCCGGAGAAAGCGGGACCAGGCCGGACCGATGTTCGACAAGCTGGTGCGGCTGGTGGGGCAGATCCACGCGCGGGGTGTCGCGCACATCGACCTGCGCAAGCGCGACAACATCCTCGTCACCGAAGACGGCCGGCCGTGCATCATCGACTTCAACGCCTCCTTCTGCTTCGACCCTGCGGGTCCGGGTGCGCGCTTCCTGTTCCCGTTCCTGCGGCGTATCGACGATTCGGCGGTCCTGAAGTGGAAGTTCCGCCTGGCCCCCGAGCTTCTCACCGAGGAGGAGTCCGCGCGGCACCGCTTCATGAGCCGTCTCCGCCGTCTCTGGATCTTTAATTAG
- a CDS encoding glycosyltransferase family 2 protein, whose translation MSGGPPASPGVSLVIPVYNERDNLALLHREITEVMKSTGHTYEILFVDDGSTDGSDGVLRGLRSADPRVRVLTFARNAGQSAAMDAGFKSAGADVVVTLDADLQNDPADIPRLLAALAGWDAVVGVRASRQDSLVRRVSSRVANYVRNRVSDETITDTGCSLKAFRRPALRRLVLYDGMHRFLPTLLKMEGFRVQELSVGHRPRRHGESKYGIGNRLLPSFMDLLAVRWMKRRKLRYEVKDDV comes from the coding sequence GTGAGCGGCGGTCCCCCGGCCTCCCCCGGAGTCTCGCTCGTCATCCCCGTCTACAACGAGCGGGACAACCTGGCGCTTCTCCACCGGGAGATCACGGAGGTCATGAAATCGACCGGTCACACCTACGAGATCCTGTTCGTGGACGACGGCTCGACCGACGGCAGCGACGGCGTCCTCCGCGGGCTGCGCTCCGCCGACCCGCGCGTGAGGGTGCTGACCTTCGCGCGCAACGCGGGTCAATCCGCGGCCATGGACGCGGGATTCAAGAGCGCCGGCGCGGATGTGGTCGTCACGCTCGACGCCGACCTCCAGAACGATCCGGCCGACATCCCGCGGCTGCTCGCGGCGCTCGCGGGCTGGGACGCCGTCGTCGGCGTGCGCGCCAGCCGGCAGGACAGCCTGGTGCGGCGGGTCTCGTCGAGGGTCGCGAACTACGTGCGCAACCGCGTGAGCGACGAGACGATCACGGACACCGGCTGCTCGCTCAAGGCGTTCCGTCGACCGGCGCTCCGTCGCCTGGTGCTGTACGACGGGATGCACCGCTTCCTCCCGACGCTGCTGAAGATGGAAGGGTTCCGCGTGCAGGAGCTTTCCGTGGGGCACCGGCCGCGCCGCCACGGTGAATCGAAGTACGGCATCGGCAACCGCCTGCTGCCGTCGTTCATGGACCTGCTCGCGGTCCGCTGGATGAAGCGGCGCAAGCTGCGCTACGAGGTGAAGGACGATGTTTGA
- a CDS encoding lipid-A-disaccharide synthase N-terminal domain-containing protein, which translates to MFERLLHVNGWVLFGMLGQVLFGLRFIVQWLASERRKETIVPVAFWYLSLAGSLILFVYAFWYRQDIVISIGQSAGVLIYVRNLMLIRRPRPLASQCPGGPGA; encoded by the coding sequence ATGTTTGAGCGTCTGCTGCACGTGAACGGCTGGGTGCTGTTCGGCATGCTGGGACAGGTCCTGTTCGGTCTGCGCTTCATCGTGCAGTGGCTGGCCTCGGAGCGACGCAAGGAGACCATCGTGCCGGTGGCGTTCTGGTACCTGAGCCTGGCGGGCAGCCTGATCCTGTTCGTCTACGCCTTCTGGTACAGGCAGGACATCGTCATCAGCATCGGTCAGTCGGCCGGCGTCCTGATCTACGTCCGCAATCTCATGCTCATCCGCCGTCCCCGCCCCCTCGCGTCTCAGTGTCCCGGCGGGCCCGGCGCGTAG
- a CDS encoding VWA domain-containing protein: MSALQRRVQTLGLLRAIVLIAALLPVAPDADAPRATPAAEPETTPTVRFLEPAPPGLVLGETRITVEATTTPDARIVRVEIEADGTLLSVFERPPYTLTWNAGSGFVKKTLRAVAVDSLGRRGEATLVTRPIYVGQYEEVRLVNLYATVRDRKGTSVLNLTRDDFTILEDGVPQVLTHFTSAKVPLTIVLLIDASNSMNLGGKIELARKAAVEFAESVDAEDRLMVLSFNDDLQGLTAASADRKAIKTAIEAIQARGGTALYDAIYRAADQLAGAEGRRVAVLLSDGRDQAFTDNEPGSLHLFEEALEKAHRSEVAVYTIGLGRHLDTELDLRHERSLKDILDRLARTSGGRSYYPERAGQLSDIYRHIAVDLKAQYALAYVSTNQARDGTWRAITIRTRNPGLQVEARAGYYAPGPPGH; encoded by the coding sequence GTGTCTGCGCTGCAACGGCGCGTCCAGACGCTGGGTCTACTTCGCGCGATCGTACTGATCGCGGCCCTCCTCCCTGTCGCTCCGGACGCGGACGCGCCCCGGGCGACTCCCGCGGCGGAGCCGGAAACAACTCCGACCGTGCGGTTCCTCGAGCCGGCGCCCCCCGGCCTCGTCCTCGGCGAGACGCGCATCACGGTCGAGGCCACGACCACCCCCGACGCCCGCATCGTGCGCGTCGAGATCGAGGCGGACGGGACGCTCCTGAGCGTCTTCGAGCGCCCGCCCTACACCCTGACCTGGAACGCCGGGAGCGGCTTCGTCAAGAAAACGCTGCGCGCGGTGGCGGTCGACTCCCTCGGCCGCCGCGGCGAGGCGACCCTGGTGACGCGACCCATCTATGTCGGGCAGTACGAAGAGGTCCGGCTGGTCAACCTCTACGCCACGGTCCGCGACCGCAAGGGAACGTCGGTCCTCAACCTGACCCGGGACGATTTCACGATCCTGGAGGACGGCGTGCCCCAGGTCCTGACCCATTTCACATCCGCCAAAGTGCCGCTCACCATCGTCCTCCTCATCGACGCCAGCAACAGCATGAATCTCGGCGGCAAGATCGAGCTGGCGCGGAAGGCGGCGGTGGAGTTCGCGGAGAGCGTCGACGCGGAGGACCGCCTGATGGTCCTGTCGTTCAACGACGACCTGCAGGGTCTCACCGCCGCGAGCGCCGACCGGAAGGCGATCAAGACCGCGATCGAGGCGATCCAGGCCCGCGGCGGGACGGCGCTCTACGACGCGATCTACCGGGCGGCCGATCAGCTCGCGGGGGCGGAGGGCCGGCGCGTCGCGGTGCTCCTGTCCGACGGCCGCGACCAGGCCTTCACCGACAACGAGCCCGGCAGCCTGCACCTGTTCGAGGAGGCTCTGGAGAAGGCGCACCGCTCCGAGGTCGCCGTCTACACCATCGGTCTCGGACGCCACCTCGACACCGAGCTCGATCTGCGCCACGAGCGCAGCCTGAAGGACATCCTGGATCGGCTGGCGCGCACGTCCGGGGGCCGCTCCTACTACCCCGAACGGGCCGGGCAGCTCTCGGACATCTACCGGCACATCGCCGTCGATCTGAAGGCTCAATACGCGCTGGCGTACGTTTCGACGAATCAAGCCCGCGACGGGACGTGGCGGGCCATCACGATCCGGACCAGGAATCCCGGCCTTCAAGTTGAGGCGAGAGCGGGCTACTACGCGCCGGGCCCGCCGGGACACTGA
- the proS gene encoding proline--tRNA ligase, producing MAKDLTSRKDDYNRWYTDVITQSQMADYSPVKGCMVIRPLGYAVWEAMQRELDARFKETGHENAYFPLFIPESFLHKEAEHVAGFAPELAVVTHGGGKELEEALIVRPTSETIIYAMFAKWIRSYRDLPVLMNQWANVVRWEMRTRLFLRTTEFLWQEGHTAHATEAEAEEEALKILEIYRRFAEEHMAIPVYTGVKSDSEKFAGALRTYSLEALMQDRKALQAGTSHNLGQNFAKAFEVKYQTKEGTWEHVWSTSWGVSTRLIGALVMAHGDDSGVCFPPRLAPVQIVIVPIWKSDEERTRISEAVRLAAEELKGAFRVKTDLRDEVSPGWKFNEWELKGVPLRLEIGPRDLEKNQFTAVRRLDRRKTPVPRDGLLARVAPLLEEIQSDMLEKGRAFLRENTRDAKSYDELKRGLDETGGFFRAHWCGSADCEKRIKDETKATIRCIPLEGNREDGTCLRCNGASRRWVYFARSY from the coding sequence ATGGCGAAGGACCTCACATCCCGGAAGGACGATTACAACCGCTGGTACACCGACGTGATCACCCAGTCGCAGATGGCCGATTACTCGCCGGTCAAGGGGTGCATGGTGATCCGCCCGCTGGGCTACGCGGTGTGGGAGGCGATGCAGCGCGAGCTCGACGCGCGCTTCAAGGAGACCGGGCACGAGAACGCCTACTTCCCTCTGTTCATCCCGGAGTCCTTCCTCCACAAGGAGGCCGAGCACGTGGCGGGATTCGCGCCCGAGCTCGCCGTCGTGACGCACGGCGGCGGCAAGGAGCTCGAGGAGGCGCTGATCGTCCGGCCGACTTCGGAAACGATCATCTACGCCATGTTCGCCAAGTGGATCCGTTCCTACCGCGACCTGCCCGTGCTGATGAACCAGTGGGCGAACGTCGTCCGCTGGGAGATGCGCACGCGGCTTTTCCTGCGCACCACGGAGTTCCTCTGGCAGGAGGGTCACACGGCGCACGCCACGGAGGCGGAGGCCGAGGAGGAGGCGCTGAAGATCCTGGAGATCTACAGGCGTTTCGCGGAGGAGCATATGGCGATCCCGGTCTACACGGGCGTCAAGAGCGACAGCGAGAAGTTCGCGGGCGCTCTCCGCACCTACAGCCTCGAGGCGCTCATGCAGGACCGCAAGGCGCTGCAGGCGGGGACATCCCACAACCTCGGCCAGAACTTCGCGAAAGCGTTCGAGGTGAAGTACCAGACGAAAGAGGGGACGTGGGAGCACGTCTGGTCGACGTCCTGGGGTGTGAGCACGCGGCTCATCGGCGCTCTGGTGATGGCCCACGGCGACGACAGCGGCGTGTGCTTCCCGCCGCGTCTCGCCCCGGTGCAAATCGTGATCGTGCCGATCTGGAAGAGCGACGAGGAGAGAACGCGCATCTCCGAGGCGGTGAGACTGGCGGCCGAGGAGCTGAAGGGGGCGTTCCGGGTCAAGACCGACCTGCGCGACGAGGTCTCGCCCGGCTGGAAGTTCAACGAGTGGGAGCTGAAGGGCGTGCCGCTGCGTCTCGAGATCGGCCCCCGGGACCTCGAGAAGAACCAGTTCACGGCCGTGCGCCGCCTCGATCGACGCAAGACCCCGGTGCCGCGCGACGGTCTCCTGGCGCGCGTCGCTCCGCTGCTCGAGGAGATCCAGTCCGACATGCTCGAGAAGGGGCGCGCGTTCCTGCGGGAGAACACGCGTGACGCGAAGAGCTACGACGAGCTCAAGCGCGGCCTCGACGAAACGGGCGGGTTCTTCCGCGCCCACTGGTGCGGGTCGGCCGACTGCGAAAAGCGGATCAAGGACGAGACCAAGGCGACCATCCGCTGTATTCCGCTCGAAGGCAACCGGGAGGACGGCACGTGTCTGCGCTGCAACGGCGCGTCCAGACGCTGGGTCTACTTCGCGCGATCGTACTGA
- a CDS encoding protein-L-isoaspartate(D-aspartate) O-methyltransferase has product MQNPPDPDDPHAVERARMVLEQIERRGVVDPRVLRAMESVPRHLFVPESFQTSAYEDAPLPIGEGQTISQPYIVAFMSEAIRPRPTDRVLEIGTGSGYQTAVLSLLVRHVFTIEMRPQQMEAAGARLREIGCANVTARVGDGHDGWPEEAPFDAILVTAAPRETPQALLDQLAVGGRLVIPLGALDQELVRLTRRERGFDRETLLPVRFVPLTRDRRSRD; this is encoded by the coding sequence TTGCAGAACCCGCCGGACCCGGACGACCCGCATGCCGTAGAGCGAGCCCGGATGGTCCTCGAGCAGATCGAGCGGCGCGGTGTGGTGGATCCGAGGGTCCTGCGGGCCATGGAGTCGGTGCCGCGCCACCTGTTCGTGCCGGAGTCCTTCCAGACAAGCGCTTACGAGGACGCGCCGCTGCCGATCGGGGAGGGGCAGACGATTTCCCAGCCGTACATCGTGGCGTTCATGAGCGAGGCGATCCGACCCCGGCCGACCGACCGGGTGCTCGAAATCGGCACCGGTTCCGGGTACCAGACCGCCGTCCTGTCGCTCCTGGTGCGGCACGTGTTCACGATCGAAATGCGGCCGCAGCAGATGGAGGCGGCGGGGGCGCGGCTGCGTGAGATTGGATGCGCGAACGTGACGGCGCGCGTGGGAGACGGGCACGACGGCTGGCCGGAGGAGGCGCCGTTCGACGCCATCCTCGTCACCGCCGCGCCGCGCGAGACTCCGCAGGCGCTTCTCGACCAGCTCGCGGTCGGCGGGAGGCTGGTCATCCCGCTCGGCGCGCTCGATCAGGAGCTCGTGCGGCTGACGCGCCGGGAGCGCGGGTTCGATCGCGAGACGCTTCTGCCCGTCCGTTTCGTGCCGTTGACCCGGGACCGGCGGTCCCGGGACTGA
- a CDS encoding type II secretion system protein GspG: MHDTAESPEPDMVRGEPRRAGPIALLVALTAALIASACGKTGEQAAHQVLHAIDQGKLIGTRGTMENIGKALTTYSMDRGGYPPGTSIQEATAALVPAFLPSPVTVDAWGNTLAYQSDTKSFTLTSPGADGRIGSADDMVMSDGRFTQLPAPGTQ; this comes from the coding sequence ATGCACGACACCGCCGAATCGCCTGAGCCGGACATGGTCCGGGGGGAGCCGCGTCGAGCGGGCCCCATCGCGCTTCTGGTTGCGCTGACGGCCGCGCTCATTGCTTCGGCCTGCGGCAAGACCGGCGAGCAGGCGGCGCACCAGGTCCTGCACGCCATCGATCAGGGCAAGTTGATTGGCACACGCGGGACGATGGAGAACATCGGCAAGGCGCTGACGACCTACTCGATGGACCGCGGCGGGTACCCCCCGGGGACGTCGATCCAGGAGGCGACCGCTGCGCTCGTGCCGGCGTTCCTGCCGTCGCCCGTCACCGTCGACGCCTGGGGCAATACGCTCGCGTATCAATCGGACACGAAGAGCTTCACGCTCACCAGCCCCGGGGCCGACGGGCGGATCGGCAGCGCCGACGACATGGTGATGAGCGACGGGCGGTTCACTCAACTGCCCGCACCCGGGACCCAGTAG